tttaacaaattcaACTAAATTTCACTAAATTACTGCCGAAAACTCGAAGAAATCGCCTGAAAACGCTCACACAATGACATTGATGCCTAAGATGGTTGGTCGCTGTACTACTGCCAGAAATGTAGGGCCCACTTAAAGCTAAGGTCGGCCGTCACACCATATGGGCCTCCACTAGCTAAAGAATACGGCACAGGGCAACGGAAAGAGAGACAAGACACCAGTAGCAGCAGTATAGTACTGCATCACTGAATGATTACAGCTACGACATTACAGAATGATTTCAGTGTCGGCCAAGTCAAAAGGGGTTCCATTATTGCGTGGCAAAATGAATTCGCTTTTCACTAATCCACCGGCCCAAAGCGACCAAACGACGGCCAGGTAGAAAGGGCCACCCTTTCGTGAATCGTGATCCGCCAATATGTACAACAACTATAGCATATCCTAGCATTCACTATTGCAGCACAGAAATGGCACTAACCAGAAGAGCAAGGCAAAACTTCTCGCCCTGCACAGCTGCAACTTGTACGATCTGTCAATAATCCATCGGCAGCTCCCATTCATCCTCCGGATCCCTCGACTTCCTACGGAGTTTTCGGCCACCAGAATTTCCCTGACTATTTGCTCTTCTCCCAAATCTACCGTACTCGTCCATCCCACCACCAGGTCCGCCGATGTTTTGAGTGCCCCAAATGCCCTAACATTTAGTTAACGAATACTCTCAACTCAACAAGATGTTTTATTCAATTAGAAACACATTTCAAGGCTTATTAACATTGAAAATGTATCAGAAGCAGTCATTAATGCAGACCTGTGTTAACCGTTGAACCCGAGAAACCGCGTCTTCATGCACCACGATTGTATCAGAGACTATATCTAGCACATCTTGCACAAACAAACAGTATGTGCTTACCTGCAAAccccaaaaaagaaaatagtggTGCATTGAGACAGCAGCAAAATTAGCAGGCTTGTATGTAAGATGAGATTAGGTTTCAAGTCAAATTACCAGACTAGAAGGGACAATAGAGAGCCCGAATGAGTCAAGCTCAAGAGACTCCATAGCACCTGAGTTGATGTCAAATGTGAAGCCACGCACCTAAGGAATGGAAAAAGGAAGCTTAAAAACATCCCAATTCAAGTAGACTCTTTATATACAAACTGGGAATGAATTTTACGCATATTACCTCTCTTTAAAGACCACATGGACTCACCTTACCAACATTGCGTCGCCTGGAAGTTACAACATTGCAGCCCACCTAACAAGTAAGATTATCATCATGTTAAGTAACAAAACAATGTGAATAGCTTTCATTCTCGAAGTAAAGAAAATATTCAAGCAGCGCTCACATTGCAAGGAACTTGAGACCAAGGAACTGCTCCCTTTTGAGGGAAGATAGTATACATAGAAATAAAAGACTGTTCCACTGAGGCTGAActcataatattattttaatgcTGAGTTATTAGCTGAACAAATATAGATTGATGGCATATGGTTACTGAAACTTGTTTCGATGTAGAAAGCTGACATACCAAGCTGTGCAATCCAACCAGTTTATGTTCATTCTCAATCACAGATTCATCCTCAACAAGCACCACATCTCCAACCTACAAAAGGGATCCGGCGCTTGCACATTATTTGAATTTGGGATTTCTGCCGCACTGGACAACAAGAATATGGTTATATTATTATATTGGAAAAGCAATCGAGCATTCAGTACCATCGCACCTGATATATGTCCTcaaaaaggaatttctctgctTCTCCTGAAAGCAAGCTTGGCCTCACTTCAACCAACGCAACAATCCACTGAAGAGAAATGGAACCGGATGATATAAAGAGGTGATATTGTCTTAAAAATTGACTACAGCAGAAAATTTAGTACGTCATGCATAGTATTGTCATATATTATAGAGAGCCGGACTCATAAGCAGGTTTAACTTTTAGGAATAATTCCTGTCATGCCACTGAAAACTTGATAAAGTCCAGCTTGTATCACTGACAATGTGGGTCCACGTCCACATGGCATGAGACAATGGACGGCATATTGGGAATTAGGAAAGTTTGCACTGGTAGATAAGGCAGGAATATTTGACGGGTGCATGACTAGAGTACGTTGCTGCACAGAAATGGTTTTCTTCAAACAAGCAGAGCTGATCCTAACAACTATCT
The nucleotide sequence above comes from Phragmites australis chromosome 4, lpPhrAust1.1, whole genome shotgun sequence. Encoded proteins:
- the LOC133916157 gene encoding uncharacterized protein LOC133916157; the encoded protein is MCSCACAGLPHPFFGPAPSPKPRHASSRGPVQARRVLIARAGAAARDDAPAPPSSFDFLALKRELEEEEEEAVVAVEAEERGGGDGATTEGEDGGVREAERSAGGTRRRRRRQMVRRSALLAKQVVSVRSARSLGFVSQLWVDAASWIVALVEVRPSLLSGEAEKFLFEDIYQVGDVVLVEDESVIENEHKLVGLHSLVGCNVVTSRRRNVGKVRGFTFDINSGAMESLELDSFGLSIVPSSLVSTYCLFVQDVLDIVSDTIVVHEDAVSRVQRLTQGIWGTQNIGGPGGGMDEYGRFGRRANSQGNSGGRKLRRKSRDPEDEWELPMDY